The following are encoded in a window of Streptococcus pasteurianus genomic DNA:
- the sodA gene encoding superoxide dismutase SodA translates to MAIILPKLPYAYDALEPYIDTETMTIHHDKHHATYVANVNAALEKHPEIGDDLEALLADVDSIPTDIRQAVINNGGGHLNHALFWELLSPEKQEPTTQVLAAIEEAFGSFDEFKAAFTQAATTRFGSGWAWLVVNENGKLEVLSTANQDTPISQGKAPILALDVWEHAYYLKYRNVRPDYIKAFFDVINWEKVAELYSKATK, encoded by the coding sequence ATGGCTATTATTTTACCAAAACTACCTTATGCATATGACGCTCTTGAGCCTTATATTGATACAGAAACAATGACAATTCACCATGATAAACATCATGCTACTTATGTGGCAAATGTAAATGCGGCGCTTGAAAAGCATCCAGAAATTGGAGATGATTTGGAAGCTTTGTTGGCAGATGTTGATAGTATTCCAACAGATATCCGTCAAGCGGTGATTAATAATGGTGGTGGGCATTTGAACCACGCCCTTTTCTGGGAATTATTATCACCTGAAAAACAAGAACCAACAACACAAGTGTTGGCTGCAATTGAGGAAGCTTTTGGCTCATTTGACGAATTCAAAGCTGCTTTCACGCAAGCTGCGACAACTCGCTTTGGGTCAGGTTGGGCTTGGCTTGTGGTGAATGAAAATGGCAAACTTGAAGTGCTCTCGACAGCTAATCAAGACACACCAATTTCACAAGGAAAAGCACCAATTTTGGCACTTGACGTTTGGGAACACGCTTACTATCTCAAGTATCGTAACGTTCGCCCAGATTACATCAAAGCTTTCTTTGATGTAATTAATTGGGAAAAAGTTGCTGAGCTTTACTCAAAAGCAACAAAGTGA
- a CDS encoding YebC/PmpR family DNA-binding transcriptional regulator, translated as MSGHNKWSKIKNKKGEADAKRGAIFNKLSREIFVAAKAGGGDPSMNASLRIVLDKARAANMPKDNINRAIKKATDVGDTTNYDEVTYEGYGPGGIAILVHTLTDNKKRTDANMHTIFTRNGGNMGSTGSVAYMFDRKGYIVIDRDNLDLDEDAMLEVILDAGAEDLKTSDDAFEIFTEAKEFPAVKEALQVQNLEFAQAQLSMIPQNYVSLDDEQADILETLVDKLEDDDDVQDVYTNMAE; from the coding sequence ATGTCAGGACATAATAAATGGAGCAAAATTAAAAATAAAAAAGGTGAAGCAGATGCTAAACGTGGTGCGATTTTCAATAAATTGTCACGTGAGATTTTTGTAGCTGCTAAAGCAGGTGGCGGTGACCCGTCAATGAATGCCAGCCTTCGTATAGTTTTGGATAAAGCGCGTGCGGCTAATATGCCAAAAGACAATATCAATCGTGCGATTAAAAAAGCGACAGATGTTGGCGATACAACAAACTATGATGAAGTCACTTATGAAGGATATGGACCTGGTGGCATCGCTATCCTTGTTCATACTCTTACTGACAATAAAAAACGTACAGATGCGAATATGCATACCATTTTCACGCGTAACGGTGGTAACATGGGCTCAACAGGTTCTGTTGCTTATATGTTTGACCGAAAAGGTTACATTGTCATTGACCGCGATAATTTGGACTTGGACGAAGATGCCATGCTTGAAGTGATTTTGGATGCTGGTGCGGAAGATTTGAAAACATCAGATGACGCCTTTGAAATTTTTACCGAAGCAAAAGAATTTCCAGCTGTCAAAGAAGCTTTGCAAGTACAAAATTTGGAATTCGCCCAAGCACAACTTAGTATGATTCCACAAAATTACGTTAGCCTTGATGACGAACAAGCAGACATTTTGGAGACACTCGTTGATAAACTCGAAGACGACGATGACGTCCAAGACGTTTATACCAATATGGCAGAATAA
- the queA gene encoding tRNA preQ1(34) S-adenosylmethionine ribosyltransferase-isomerase QueA, which produces MNTNDFDFNLPEELIAQTPLEKRDSSKLLVIDHKTHEMVDAHFDHILDELNPGDALVMNNTRVLPARLYGEKPDTHGHVELLLLKNTQGDQWEVLAKPAKRLRVGVKVSFGDGRLTATVVEELDHGGRVVEFAYDGIFLEVLESLGEMPLPPYIHEKLDDPDRYQTVYAKENGSAASPTAGLHFTQDLLAKIEAKGVKLVYLTLHVGLGTFRPVSVDNIEEHEMHSEFYTLSEEAAQTLRDVKAAGGRVVAVGTTSIRTLETIGSKFNGDIKADSGWTNIFIKPGYEFKVVDAFSTNFHLPKSTLVMLVSAFAGREFVLDAYQHAIDEHYRFFSFGDAMFVK; this is translated from the coding sequence ATGAATACCAATGATTTTGATTTTAATTTACCAGAGGAATTGATTGCCCAAACTCCTCTTGAAAAACGAGATAGTTCAAAACTTTTGGTCATTGACCACAAGACACATGAAATGGTTGATGCTCATTTTGACCATATTTTAGATGAATTAAACCCTGGGGATGCGCTTGTTATGAACAATACGCGTGTGCTTCCTGCCCGTCTTTACGGTGAAAAACCAGACACACACGGTCATGTGGAATTACTTCTTTTGAAAAATACACAAGGTGACCAATGGGAAGTTCTTGCCAAACCCGCAAAACGTTTGCGTGTCGGAGTTAAGGTATCATTTGGTGACGGACGTTTAACAGCTACTGTGGTTGAAGAATTAGACCACGGCGGACGTGTCGTTGAATTTGCTTATGACGGTATCTTTCTTGAAGTTTTGGAAAGCCTTGGTGAAATGCCATTGCCACCTTACATTCATGAAAAATTAGATGACCCAGACCGTTACCAAACCGTTTATGCTAAAGAAAATGGTTCTGCTGCCTCTCCTACTGCTGGGCTTCATTTTACTCAAGATTTGCTTGCCAAAATCGAGGCAAAAGGTGTTAAACTTGTCTATCTGACCCTTCATGTTGGGCTAGGAACTTTCCGCCCAGTATCTGTCGATAATATCGAAGAGCACGAAATGCACTCTGAATTTTACACGCTATCTGAAGAAGCTGCCCAAACGCTTCGTGACGTGAAAGCTGCTGGCGGACGTGTCGTTGCTGTCGGAACAACATCTATCCGCACACTTGAAACTATCGGTTCAAAATTCAACGGCGACATCAAAGCTGACAGCGGCTGGACGAATATCTTCATCAAACCTGGTTATGAATTTAAAGTGGTTGATGCTTTTTCAACGAACTTCCACTTGCCAAAATCAACACTTGTCATGCTAGTATCTGCCTTTGCAGGACGTGAATTTGTCCTTGATGCTTACCAACACGCCATTGACGAGCACTACCGCTTCTTTAGTTTCGGCGACGCCATGTTTGTGAAATGA
- a CDS encoding VIT1/CCC1 transporter family protein has product MTIRDYAKSIVYGGMDGIVTTFAVVAGAVGGNLGIKPILILGFSNLLADGFSMAVGDYLSSTTEESAVKAKAVKNAGATFMSFITFGLIPLLSYLLINVFSLFKIHTFLIACVLVSLALALLGLVKAIITGSSKKKEIFRTLLIGLIAALFAYYVGEGLGKLAGTR; this is encoded by the coding sequence ATGACAATTAGGGATTATGCAAAGTCAATTGTTTACGGTGGTATGGATGGCATTGTCACAACGTTTGCTGTGGTAGCAGGAGCTGTCGGTGGTAATTTGGGGATTAAACCGATTCTTATTTTAGGATTTTCAAATCTTTTAGCAGACGGATTTTCGATGGCAGTTGGTGATTATTTAAGCTCTACGACAGAAGAATCTGCGGTTAAAGCAAAAGCTGTAAAAAATGCAGGAGCAACCTTTATGTCATTTATCACTTTCGGCTTAATTCCTTTACTGTCATATCTTTTGATTAATGTTTTTAGTCTCTTTAAAATACACACATTTCTGATTGCTTGTGTCTTGGTATCACTTGCCTTAGCCTTACTTGGCTTGGTGAAAGCAATCATTACAGGTAGCAGTAAGAAAAAAGAAATTTTTAGAACCCTACTTATTGGCTTAATCGCTGCGCTTTTTGCCTATTATGTCGGCGAAGGTCTCGGAAAATTAGCAGGAACACGCTAG
- the nagB gene encoding glucosamine-6-phosphate deaminase: MKIIRVNNQVEGGQVAFSLLKDEMAKGAKTLGLATGSTPLSFYEEIRKSNLDFSDMTSINLDEYVGLAADNEQSYRHFMQENLFQYKPFKESFLPNGLAEDLQAETRRYDQVIAEHGIDFQILGIGRNGHIGFNEPGTPFDVTTHIVDLAKDTIEANSRFFASMDDVPKQAISMGIKSIMASKVVVLMAYGEGKADAINQMINGPVTEELPASVLQNHPNVVVIVDEAAASQLN, translated from the coding sequence ATGAAAATAATTCGTGTTAATAATCAAGTTGAAGGTGGTCAAGTGGCATTTTCTCTTTTGAAAGATGAAATGGCTAAGGGAGCTAAAACATTGGGACTTGCGACAGGTAGCACACCGCTTAGTTTCTATGAAGAAATTAGAAAGAGCAATCTTGATTTCTCAGATATGACTAGCATTAATCTGGATGAATACGTTGGTTTGGCAGCTGACAACGAGCAAAGTTATCGTCATTTTATGCAAGAAAATCTTTTCCAATACAAACCATTTAAAGAAAGTTTTCTTCCTAACGGCTTGGCAGAAGATTTGCAAGCAGAAACACGTCGTTATGACCAAGTGATTGCTGAACACGGTATTGATTTTCAAATTTTGGGAATTGGGCGCAATGGTCATATTGGTTTTAATGAACCTGGGACACCATTTGACGTGACAACACACATTGTTGATTTGGCAAAAGACACCATTGAAGCAAATAGCCGTTTCTTTGCCAGCATGGATGATGTGCCAAAACAAGCCATTTCAATGGGTATCAAATCAATCATGGCTTCTAAGGTGGTTGTTTTAATGGCTTACGGCGAAGGTAAAGCTGACGCTATCAATCAAATGATTAATGGACCTGTCACTGAAGAATTGCCAGCGAGTGTCCTTCAAAATCACCCTAATGTTGTCGTGATTGTAGATGAAGCCGCAGCAAGTCAATTAAACTAA
- a CDS encoding pseudouridine synthase, which translates to MRLDKLLGQAGFGSRNQVKKLIRSRQVYVDGRLAEADNLNVETSLQKITVSGKQVKQSSEKYFLLNKPAGVVSAVSDKEHQTVIDLIKEADRVPQLYPVGRLDRSTEGLLLITNNGPLGYRMLHPKYHVAKTYYVEVNAFLADDAPAFFENGVSFDDGTICKSAKLELITASTEKSSAYVTISEGKFHQIKKMFLAYGVKVTYLKRLTFGEFQLGDLPSGQYRELTSTEKEILKNYLD; encoded by the coding sequence ATGCGTTTAGACAAATTATTAGGTCAGGCTGGTTTTGGGTCGCGAAATCAGGTTAAAAAATTAATTCGCAGTCGCCAAGTGTATGTGGACGGTCGTTTGGCTGAAGCGGATAATCTCAACGTTGAGACCAGTCTGCAAAAAATCACAGTATCAGGAAAACAAGTCAAACAGTCATCAGAGAAATATTTTCTTCTCAATAAACCTGCTGGCGTTGTTTCAGCAGTGTCTGATAAAGAACATCAGACAGTGATTGATTTAATCAAAGAAGCAGACCGTGTTCCACAGCTTTATCCAGTCGGACGACTTGACCGCAGTACCGAAGGTTTGCTTCTCATTACCAATAACGGTCCGCTAGGTTACCGAATGTTACATCCCAAATATCACGTTGCCAAGACTTATTATGTCGAGGTTAATGCGTTTTTAGCTGATGATGCGCCAGCATTTTTTGAAAATGGAGTATCCTTTGATGATGGAACGATTTGTAAGTCTGCTAAGCTTGAGCTTATCACGGCAAGTACAGAAAAAAGCTCTGCTTATGTCACGATTTCTGAAGGAAAATTTCATCAGATTAAAAAAATGTTTTTAGCCTACGGTGTAAAAGTAACCTATTTGAAACGACTAACATTTGGAGAATTTCAACTGGGCGATTTACCAAGCGGACAATATCGTGAGTTGACGTCTACCGAAAAAGAAATCTTGAAAAATTATCTGGATTAG